One Thermicanus aegyptius DSM 12793 DNA segment encodes these proteins:
- a CDS encoding chromate transporter, giving the protein MSRLKPLLEVLAVSTKLGLTSFGGPIAHLGYFYDEYIRRRKWMDERSYTDLVALCQFLPGPASSQVGIGIGVMRAGLWGGVAAWIGFTLPSAIALVLFAFLLRAFDIGNSGWIHGLKLVAVAIVAHALLGMGQKLTPDRNRVTIAIMATTITLLWQAAVSQIVILVMAGLIGLFLYKENKIPELPEIRVPIPRYVAVSSLILFFGLLFGLPLIRSLSSFHWVAVFDSFYRAGSLVFGGGHVVLPLLEREVVPTGWLSEEAFLAGYGATQAVPGPLFTFAAYLGAIMGGWLGATVATIGIFLPAFLLVIGIMPFWDSLRRKPNIQGALIGVNAAVVGILLAALYDPMMTSSIQKPVDFALVSILFILLVFWKTPPWIVVITGALGGTLIHFL; this is encoded by the coding sequence ATGAGTCGGTTGAAACCTTTGCTGGAAGTACTGGCTGTTTCCACTAAACTTGGGTTAACTTCGTTCGGCGGGCCGATTGCTCACCTTGGTTATTTTTACGATGAATATATTCGCCGAAGAAAGTGGATGGATGAACGCAGTTATACCGATTTAGTTGCACTATGTCAATTCTTGCCTGGTCCCGCCAGCAGCCAAGTTGGAATTGGAATTGGCGTGATGCGTGCAGGATTATGGGGTGGGGTGGCAGCCTGGATTGGTTTTACCCTTCCCTCAGCGATTGCTTTGGTCCTTTTCGCATTTTTACTTCGAGCGTTCGATATTGGCAATTCCGGATGGATTCATGGATTAAAGTTGGTTGCGGTGGCCATCGTTGCACATGCTCTATTAGGAATGGGACAAAAGCTGACACCTGACCGAAACAGGGTAACCATCGCGATCATGGCTACCACGATTACCTTATTGTGGCAAGCCGCGGTGAGTCAGATTGTGATTCTTGTGATGGCCGGACTGATCGGCTTATTTCTTTATAAGGAGAACAAAATTCCCGAACTGCCTGAGATTCGAGTTCCGATTCCACGTTATGTCGCAGTGAGTAGTCTTATTTTGTTTTTTGGATTATTATTCGGCTTACCTTTGATTCGGAGCTTAAGTTCTTTTCATTGGGTAGCCGTGTTCGACAGTTTTTATAGAGCGGGTTCTTTGGTCTTTGGTGGCGGTCATGTTGTCCTTCCGTTACTTGAGAGAGAAGTGGTGCCCACAGGTTGGTTAAGTGAAGAGGCATTTCTTGCCGGTTATGGAGCCACCCAAGCCGTTCCCGGCCCCTTATTTACATTCGCAGCTTATTTAGGAGCGATCATGGGGGGATGGTTAGGTGCAACGGTAGCTACGATCGGTATTTTTTTGCCGGCTTTCTTGCTTGTGATCGGCATCATGCCTTTTTGGGATTCACTTCGGAGAAAACCGAATATCCAAGGGGCACTGATCGGTGTTAACGCAGCGGTTGTAGGCATCTTATTGGCCGCTCTTTATGACCCCATGATGACCAGTTCCATTCAAAAACCTGTTGATTTTGCACTAGTTTCTATCCTGTTTATTTTGCTTGTTTTTTGGAAGACTCCTCCGTGGATTGTTGTAATAACGGGAGCGTTGGGAGGAACTCTAATCCACTTTTTGTGA
- a CDS encoding DUF1405 domain-containing protein — protein MEKFIHQFLGQRWVLQSLFWINFFGTLYGYYWYRYQLAATPPPFLPFVPDSPTASLFFTIFLLLLLMGKKSSFIAAFALITQIKYGIWAVVAILWGGALGSPLIPEQYMLIISHSGMALEAILYYSFYRIKWVHLAVVSLWTLLNDWVDYTQEMHPWVTMELEVHHVELGWFTFSLSLFSIAVAAFLVRRQRKFSR, from the coding sequence ATGGAGAAATTCATTCATCAATTTCTCGGGCAACGATGGGTTTTGCAATCCCTTTTTTGGATTAATTTTTTCGGTACGTTATACGGGTATTATTGGTACAGATATCAATTGGCCGCCACTCCACCACCGTTTCTTCCTTTCGTTCCCGACAGCCCGACAGCCAGCCTCTTTTTTACGATCTTCCTTTTACTTCTCCTAATGGGAAAAAAGAGCAGTTTTATCGCCGCTTTCGCGCTGATCACCCAGATCAAATATGGGATCTGGGCGGTGGTGGCCATTCTCTGGGGAGGAGCGTTGGGAAGTCCGCTCATTCCGGAACAATATATGCTGATCATCTCCCATTCCGGGATGGCGTTGGAAGCGATCCTCTATTATTCTTTCTACCGGATCAAGTGGGTTCATCTGGCCGTCGTCTCTCTATGGACGCTTCTTAACGATTGGGTCGATTACACCCAGGAGATGCACCCATGGGTGACCATGGAGTTGGAAGTGCATCATGTGGAGCTGGGATGGTTTACCTTTTCTTTAAGCCTCTTTTCCATTGCGGTCGCCGCTTTCTTGGTTCGGCGTCAACGAAAATTTTCACGCTGA
- a CDS encoding RNA polymerase sigma factor yields MEKSDSQLIREVKEGNIESYSELILRYEKRIFLFISRILKPYRYDEMTDDLVQETFYKAYKNLHTFRDEDAAFSTWLYTIAKNTVLSELRRSRNSEIYIDEKYALSLVSHDPLPDQEILRQERAGVVREAIQKLPDTQRSALLLREYEEMEYKEIAQLLGLTVSSVKSLLFRARTSLRQQLESYILETYSEGRN; encoded by the coding sequence GTGGAGAAAAGCGATTCACAACTGATTCGCGAAGTGAAAGAAGGAAATATTGAGAGTTATTCTGAGCTGATCCTTCGTTATGAAAAGAGAATTTTCCTCTTTATCTCCAGAATATTAAAACCGTACCGTTATGACGAGATGACCGATGATCTGGTTCAGGAAACCTTTTATAAGGCCTATAAGAATTTACATACCTTCCGGGACGAAGATGCGGCTTTTTCCACTTGGCTTTATACGATTGCCAAGAATACGGTCTTAAGCGAACTTCGTAGAAGCCGGAACAGCGAAATCTATATCGATGAGAAGTATGCCTTATCTCTGGTTTCCCACGACCCCCTCCCCGATCAAGAGATTCTCCGCCAGGAAAGGGCGGGAGTGGTTCGGGAGGCGATTCAGAAGCTCCCTGATACGCAAAGATCGGCTTTGCTTTTACGGGAGTATGAAGAGATGGAGTATAAGGAGATCGCTCAACTGTTAGGGCTTACCGTCAGTTCGGTAAAATCTCTTCTCTTTCGCGCGCGGACCAGTTTACGCCAACAATTGGAATCCTATATACTGGAAACCTACTCAGAAGGCAGGAATTAA
- the qcrB gene encoding menaquinol-cytochrome c reductase cytochrome b subunit: protein MIRKVYDWIDERLDLTPLWRDVADHEVPEHVNPAHHFSAFVYCFGGLTFFIVVIQILSGMFLSMYYAPDIVNAYRSVAYLQNEVAFGYIVRGMHHWGASVVIVMLFLHTLRVFFTGAYKKPREMNWVVGVLIFGVMIGLGFTGYLLPWDNKAYFATKVGVEIAANVPLIGGFIKSFLTGGEIVGAETLTRFFAIHVFFLPGLLLALLAVHFIIIRKQGISGPL, encoded by the coding sequence ATGATACGGAAAGTTTATGACTGGATCGACGAACGCCTTGATCTCACTCCCTTGTGGAGGGACGTGGCCGATCATGAGGTTCCTGAGCATGTGAATCCGGCCCACCACTTTTCTGCCTTTGTATACTGTTTCGGGGGGCTTACCTTTTTTATTGTAGTGATTCAGATCCTCTCCGGCATGTTTTTATCCATGTATTACGCACCCGATATTGTAAATGCCTACCGCAGCGTCGCCTATTTGCAGAATGAAGTAGCCTTCGGCTACATCGTCCGGGGGATGCACCACTGGGGAGCTTCGGTGGTCATCGTCATGCTCTTTTTACATACGCTCCGCGTCTTCTTCACCGGTGCGTACAAGAAACCCCGGGAAATGAACTGGGTGGTAGGGGTTCTCATCTTCGGCGTCATGATCGGATTGGGATTTACGGGCTATCTGCTCCCCTGGGATAATAAGGCCTATTTTGCCACCAAGGTAGGGGTGGAAATCGCCGCAAACGTCCCGCTGATCGGGGGATTTATCAAGAGTTTTCTGACAGGAGGAGAGATCGTTGGGGCGGAGACGCTCACCCGCTTCTTTGCCATCCACGTCTTTTTCCTGCCCGGCCTTTTGCTCGCCCTTCTCGCCGTCCACTTTATCATCATTCGCAAACAGGGAATTTCCGGTCCACTATAA
- a CDS encoding HD-GYP domain-containing protein, whose product MRLIPINQYDERSMVLAQPIFDSKRRLLLGANHSIHPKYLERMVQMGISTLVVEDAISKGITLEEMLDMPAWMDVMESVHLAYEAAASMKPLPIPMILKSVAELLAEVQRRPVLLPMPTSTLAEELRPYAHGVNVALLSLQIAKALGYNQLKMKDLAVGCLLHDIGKVVTSEEKEHPEAGFSILRKERELSLLSGHIAYQHHERLDGTGYPRGLSQKQIHEYALICGLSDYYENLISNLNIPPHEALEMIMAQNEVAFPMAIVNAFVQNIPSYPPGTKVRLYTGEEAIVIKISSHMQRPVIRILSTQKEISLAENPSIVIANVC is encoded by the coding sequence GTGAGACTGATCCCTATTAACCAGTATGACGAGCGATCGATGGTATTGGCTCAACCTATCTTTGATTCAAAGCGGCGGCTTTTGCTTGGCGCCAATCATTCGATTCATCCGAAATATTTGGAACGGATGGTTCAAATGGGTATTTCTACGTTGGTCGTGGAAGATGCAATATCCAAAGGGATCACCCTTGAAGAGATGCTTGACATGCCGGCTTGGATGGATGTGATGGAATCGGTTCATCTGGCTTACGAAGCGGCAGCCTCCATGAAGCCGCTCCCGATTCCGATGATCTTGAAGAGTGTGGCCGAGTTGCTTGCCGAAGTGCAGCGAAGGCCCGTTTTGTTGCCTATGCCCACTTCCACGCTGGCGGAGGAGCTTCGACCTTATGCCCATGGAGTGAATGTGGCGCTATTGTCTCTGCAAATTGCCAAAGCGCTTGGCTACAACCAACTGAAAATGAAGGATCTTGCGGTGGGGTGTTTGCTGCATGATATCGGCAAAGTGGTCACGTCGGAGGAAAAAGAGCATCCGGAAGCAGGTTTTTCCATCCTCCGTAAGGAGAGGGAGCTTAGTCTCCTGTCGGGTCATATCGCTTATCAACATCATGAACGCCTTGATGGAACCGGTTATCCACGGGGGCTGTCCCAAAAGCAGATTCATGAATACGCTCTGATTTGTGGCCTTAGCGACTATTATGAAAATCTGATTTCAAACTTGAATATTCCTCCTCATGAGGCGCTTGAAATGATCATGGCACAAAATGAAGTGGCTTTCCCCATGGCGATTGTAAATGCTTTTGTTCAGAACATCCCCTCCTATCCCCCGGGGACCAAAGTGCGGTTGTATACCGGAGAAGAGGCGATTGTGATCAAAATCAGTTCTCATATGCAAAGGCCGGTCATCCGGATATTGTCTACCCAGAAAGAGATTTCACTCGCCGAAAACCCATCGATCGTCATCGCCAACGTTTGTTGA
- a CDS encoding DedA family protein translates to MSFLSIDLQHDGYIVLFFALMLELLALPLPGELLMSYAGVLVFEGKLNWILSILLAWLGTTVGITLSYFIGYKLGRPFFEKHGWRIHMGPERLEKTSEWFRRYGIPFLMIAYFIPGIRHMTGYFSGITRIPFHRYMAYAYTGAFLWVNTFIALGKMFGPKWEQYHHTIKKYFLFFGILIAAIFAVAYFFKKLRSQILKSP, encoded by the coding sequence GTGTCCTTTCTATCCATTGATCTGCAACATGATGGTTACATCGTTTTGTTTTTTGCGTTGATGCTGGAGCTGCTCGCCCTTCCCCTGCCTGGAGAATTGCTGATGAGTTATGCGGGCGTTCTAGTCTTTGAAGGGAAATTGAATTGGATCCTGAGCATCCTTCTGGCATGGCTCGGAACGACCGTTGGGATCACCTTATCCTATTTCATTGGGTATAAACTGGGCAGGCCGTTTTTTGAAAAACATGGGTGGCGCATTCATATGGGGCCTGAACGGTTGGAAAAAACCTCGGAATGGTTTCGCCGTTATGGTATTCCGTTTTTAATGATCGCCTATTTTATTCCCGGAATTCGGCATATGACAGGATATTTCTCCGGAATTACCCGCATTCCTTTTCACAGGTATATGGCGTACGCCTATACCGGAGCTTTTCTATGGGTAAACACGTTTATCGCTTTGGGGAAAATGTTTGGACCCAAATGGGAGCAGTATCATCATACGATCAAGAAATATTTTCTTTTCTTCGGGATTCTGATAGCAGCAATTTTTGCGGTGGCTTATTTTTTCAAGAAATTAAGGTCCCAAATTCTGAAATCCCCATGA
- a CDS encoding ubiquinol-cytochrome c reductase iron-sulfur subunit, with product MSERDLEQEREPDRRAGEVSRRQFLTYTLMGVGGFLAATILTPMIRAAIDPALKAGTESSMVPVADINEITTEPKSFSFKVKMDDAWVKGQDTTLMAWVYKDGDKIMAMSPICKHLGCTVNWNTNPKFPEHFFCPCHGGLYTKDGINVPGTPPKAPLDLYDYQVKDGKLYLGKLIQRT from the coding sequence ATGTCTGAAAGGGATTTGGAACAAGAAAGAGAGCCGGACCGCAGGGCAGGAGAGGTATCCCGTCGGCAGTTTCTCACTTACACCCTGATGGGGGTGGGAGGGTTTTTGGCTGCGACCATCCTCACGCCGATGATACGTGCGGCGATAGACCCTGCGCTAAAAGCGGGGACAGAATCGAGCATGGTTCCGGTGGCGGATATCAATGAGATAACCACCGAACCGAAGAGCTTCTCTTTTAAGGTGAAGATGGATGATGCTTGGGTGAAAGGACAAGATACCACCCTGATGGCTTGGGTCTATAAAGACGGAGATAAAATCATGGCCATGTCTCCTATCTGTAAACATTTGGGGTGTACGGTGAACTGGAATACTAATCCCAAATTTCCGGAACATTTCTTTTGTCCTTGCCATGGCGGTCTCTACACCAAGGATGGGATTAATGTGCCGGGAACTCCTCCGAAAGCCCCATTAGATCTTTATGATTATCAAGTAAAAGATGGAAAACTTTATCTCGGCAAGCTTATTCAGCGCACTTAA
- a CDS encoding MFS transporter codes for MQVAMEREQFERRTVFSILFSISLVHMLNDTSQSVIPAIFPILKESMHLSYMQLGMVTFALNITSSLLQPVVGLYADNRPSPYLPSLGMVSTLLGMLGLAFAPNFWFVLPSVILIGFGSAAFHPEGSRIANLAAGNRRGLAQSIYQVGGNFGQSLAPVLTALVFVPLGQFGAIWFTTVAALAAIVLLYVASWYREQLRQVRLIVRKPFSGAEETEEKEGKKEHRRQKKTAGFALGLLVLLVFIRSWYSTAISNFYAFYLIEEFKIRIDAAQVYIFLFLFAGVAGTFFGGPLADRFGKRNLLLFSMVGSFPFALLLPYVNAFWAYPVLALLGFILLSSFSVSVVYAQDLFPGKVGTISGLIVGLAFGMGAIGAVALGSLADLIGVKNMIFLAGFLPVLGLFTFFLPSDEKLAKESSF; via the coding sequence ATGCAAGTAGCGATGGAAAGGGAACAATTTGAGAGGAGGACCGTTTTTTCCATCCTCTTCTCCATCAGCCTCGTTCATATGCTAAACGATACCTCCCAATCGGTCATTCCGGCCATCTTTCCCATTCTGAAAGAGTCGATGCATCTCAGTTACATGCAGTTGGGAATGGTTACGTTTGCCTTAAATATTACTTCCTCTCTCCTGCAGCCGGTGGTGGGTCTCTATGCCGACAACCGGCCTTCCCCTTATCTGCCCTCTCTCGGCATGGTTTCAACCCTGCTGGGTATGCTGGGTTTAGCCTTTGCACCCAATTTTTGGTTTGTCCTCCCCTCGGTCATCCTGATCGGTTTCGGCTCGGCTGCGTTCCACCCCGAAGGATCCCGGATCGCCAATCTGGCGGCGGGGAACCGGAGGGGCCTGGCCCAATCCATCTACCAAGTGGGAGGAAACTTCGGACAATCTTTGGCGCCGGTCCTTACCGCCCTCGTCTTTGTTCCCCTGGGCCAGTTCGGGGCCATCTGGTTTACCACGGTGGCCGCTCTGGCTGCCATCGTACTCCTCTACGTCGCCTCCTGGTACCGGGAACAACTGCGGCAGGTGAGGCTCATCGTGCGGAAACCTTTCTCGGGAGCGGAGGAAACAGAGGAAAAAGAGGGAAAGAAGGAGCATCGCCGGCAGAAAAAAACGGCGGGCTTTGCCCTGGGACTTCTCGTCTTGCTCGTCTTTATCCGTTCCTGGTATTCTACCGCCATCTCCAATTTTTACGCCTTTTATCTGATCGAAGAATTTAAGATTCGCATCGATGCGGCCCAAGTTTACATTTTCCTCTTCCTGTTCGCAGGCGTGGCGGGAACGTTCTTTGGTGGACCTCTGGCAGACCGCTTTGGGAAGCGGAACCTCCTCCTTTTCTCCATGGTGGGCTCCTTTCCCTTTGCACTCCTCCTGCCCTATGTCAATGCCTTTTGGGCTTATCCTGTTCTCGCTCTTCTAGGCTTTATTCTCTTAAGCAGCTTCTCCGTCTCCGTCGTCTATGCACAGGATCTCTTCCCGGGGAAGGTGGGCACCATCTCCGGCCTCATCGTGGGCCTCGCCTTTGGAATGGGGGCCATCGGCGCCGTTGCCCTGGGCAGCCTCGCCGACCTGATCGGGGTGAAGAATATGATTTTCCTCGCCGGTTTTCTTCCCGTGCTGGGGCTTTTCACCTTCTTTCTCCCCTCCGATGAGAAGCTGGCGAAGGAATCATCATTTTAA
- a CDS encoding c-type cytochrome yields the protein MTRRPFYLLMVGGLLLFLLLIFFIPRPAPAPKDQAGGENPTTPSFDPAAQFAQSCASCHGADLAGNPAVGAPKLTGLTLTPEEIANIAANGKGNMPPGMFTGPEEDRLALAKWILEHK from the coding sequence ATGACTAGAAGACCGTTTTATCTGTTAATGGTGGGAGGGCTTCTTCTCTTTCTTCTGTTGATTTTTTTCATTCCACGGCCTGCTCCTGCACCAAAGGATCAGGCAGGGGGGGAGAATCCTACGACTCCTTCCTTTGATCCTGCGGCTCAATTCGCCCAATCCTGCGCCAGTTGCCACGGAGCGGATTTGGCCGGTAATCCGGCGGTTGGCGCACCGAAGCTGACGGGGCTTACCTTAACCCCTGAGGAGATTGCGAACATCGCGGCGAACGGAAAGGGCAACATGCCTCCCGGGATGTTTACAGGCCCTGAAGAGGATCGTTTGGCTTTGGCGAAATGGATTTTGGAGCATAAATAA
- a CDS encoding DUF6199 family natural product biosynthesis protein, producing MILFIFLTMVGMLLLFKPVWFWEITERWKSRDASEPSDLYLWNTRIGGLICTIIGIAGLIVYFWNG from the coding sequence ATGATTCTTTTCATCTTTCTCACCATGGTAGGCATGTTGCTGTTGTTCAAACCTGTCTGGTTTTGGGAAATCACAGAACGGTGGAAATCGCGTGATGCGTCGGAACCGTCGGATTTGTATCTTTGGAACACTCGCATTGGGGGTCTAATTTGTACGATCATCGGAATTGCAGGATTGATTGTGTATTTTTGGAATGGATAA
- a CDS encoding multicopper oxidase domain-containing protein produces MKNKVNVKRLVLGIILILAAIFFVQAPFASWLNRAFFSSNSEKALPVPPLLEDLDPSPKKGEFQLTARRSVKDFGNGMKAETYGYNGDYLGPVIRLRRGENVSIHLKNLLDDITTVHWHGVELPGKMDGGPHNGIQPNEEWTAQFTVNQPAATLWFHPHPMYNTGEQVYKGLAGLIYIEDEVSDRLNIPKDYGVNDFPLVVQDRRFENGGMPYNLSMMDIMQGFQGDTILVNGAINPYLEVPKGKVRFRILNGSNARIYHFRFTGDTPFWQIASDGGFLEKPVKLNQAVLSPAERAEIIVDFSGFKTGERMELLDGNVSVMKFVVTDKAAKDVEIPERLTTIPKPDPSTAQRTRKFVFQGMGSMVNINGKQMDPARIDEEVPLNATEIWEISNAGMGMMGGMMGVAHPFHAHGVQFQVLERNGEMPPENERGWKDTILVQPGETVKAIATFQYEGIFMYHCHILEHEDAGMMGQFIVK; encoded by the coding sequence ATGAAAAACAAGGTGAATGTTAAGAGGCTTGTTTTGGGAATTATACTCATTCTCGCTGCGATCTTTTTTGTCCAAGCTCCCTTTGCGAGCTGGCTTAATCGCGCCTTTTTTTCTTCCAACAGCGAAAAAGCATTGCCGGTACCGCCCCTCCTGGAGGATCTAGACCCTTCTCCGAAAAAGGGGGAGTTTCAGCTCACGGCGAGACGCTCGGTCAAGGATTTTGGAAATGGGATGAAAGCCGAAACTTATGGGTATAACGGCGATTATCTGGGTCCGGTGATCCGGTTGAGGCGGGGAGAAAACGTATCGATCCATTTGAAGAATTTGTTGGACGATATCACAACCGTCCATTGGCATGGTGTCGAACTTCCCGGAAAAATGGACGGAGGACCGCACAATGGAATTCAGCCGAACGAAGAATGGACCGCTCAATTTACCGTAAATCAACCGGCTGCGACGTTGTGGTTCCATCCTCATCCCATGTATAATACCGGGGAACAAGTATATAAAGGCTTGGCAGGATTAATTTACATCGAGGATGAAGTTTCCGACCGACTAAACATCCCAAAGGATTATGGCGTGAACGACTTTCCTTTGGTGGTTCAAGATCGTCGATTCGAAAACGGAGGGATGCCATATAACCTAAGTATGATGGATATCATGCAAGGATTTCAGGGGGATACGATTTTGGTCAACGGAGCGATAAATCCTTATCTGGAGGTTCCAAAGGGCAAGGTAAGATTTAGGATTCTAAACGGGTCCAATGCCCGTATTTATCATTTTCGATTTACCGGCGACACCCCCTTTTGGCAAATCGCCTCTGACGGGGGCTTTTTGGAGAAACCGGTAAAGTTAAACCAGGCCGTCTTAAGTCCTGCGGAGAGAGCGGAAATCATTGTCGACTTTTCCGGTTTCAAAACCGGTGAGCGGATGGAGTTGCTGGACGGTAATGTAAGCGTAATGAAATTTGTGGTTACGGATAAGGCCGCGAAGGATGTAGAGATTCCGGAACGACTCACGACGATTCCAAAACCGGACCCATCCACCGCACAGAGAACAAGAAAATTTGTTTTCCAGGGGATGGGAAGCATGGTGAACATTAATGGAAAACAGATGGATCCCGCCAGGATTGATGAAGAAGTGCCGTTAAACGCAACGGAGATTTGGGAAATATCCAATGCGGGAATGGGGATGATGGGTGGAATGATGGGGGTGGCACATCCGTTTCATGCCCACGGCGTGCAATTTCAGGTTCTGGAGCGGAATGGTGAAATGCCTCCGGAAAATGAGCGCGGCTGGAAAGATACGATACTCGTCCAACCGGGAGAGACGGTAAAAGCGATTGCAACCTTTCAATATGAAGGAATCTTTATGTATCATTGTCATATTTTAGAGCATGAGGATGCCGGGATGATGGGTCAATTCATAGTGAAGTGA
- a CDS encoding IDEAL domain-containing protein codes for MEKQNVVPNQLYSLMAELVLDHAVREYEIRRLYEEIDLSLARRDKKRFMKLTEELKMILEDK; via the coding sequence TTGGAGAAACAAAATGTGGTGCCGAATCAACTCTATTCTCTCATGGCAGAATTGGTTTTGGATCATGCGGTGAGGGAATATGAGATCCGCCGCCTCTACGAAGAGATCGATCTCTCCTTGGCCAGGAGAGACAAGAAGCGCTTTATGAAACTTACCGAAGAGCTAAAGATGATACTTGAAGATAAATAG
- a CDS encoding menaquinol-cytochrome c reductase cytochrome b/c subunit, with amino-acid sequence MAHDAKKNEHQYVGDSRIIAEKKANRPRPYSEYPGKTEPFFPNFLLKEWMAAVVVLIAFMVLVVSHPAPLEPSPANPNDGTYVPLPDWYFLFLYQLLKYFPGNLEIVGTVVIPGLAGLLFLLVPWLDRKPERRPWKRPIPTFLMLFVVAGMVFLTYQAVVQHEEQVKASGLNTQAQTSQQGGQGATGGTTEKAKFDPAAQFAQSCASCHGADLAGNPSIGAPKLTGLTLTPEEIANIAANGKGNMPPGMFTGPEEDRLALAKWILEHK; translated from the coding sequence ATGGCACATGATGCAAAGAAAAATGAACACCAATATGTAGGCGATTCTCGCATTATTGCGGAGAAAAAAGCAAACCGTCCCCGTCCGTATTCGGAGTACCCGGGCAAGACGGAGCCTTTCTTCCCGAACTTTCTGTTAAAAGAATGGATGGCTGCGGTAGTGGTATTGATCGCCTTCATGGTGCTGGTGGTTTCCCACCCCGCCCCGTTGGAGCCGTCACCTGCCAACCCTAATGATGGAACTTATGTCCCTTTACCCGATTGGTATTTTCTCTTTCTCTACCAGCTGCTCAAGTACTTTCCTGGGAATCTTGAGATTGTAGGCACGGTGGTCATTCCCGGCTTGGCAGGGCTTCTTTTTCTCCTCGTCCCCTGGTTGGATCGGAAACCGGAGCGCCGTCCGTGGAAGCGGCCCATCCCTACCTTCCTGATGCTCTTTGTGGTGGCGGGCATGGTTTTCTTAACCTATCAGGCCGTGGTGCAGCATGAGGAGCAGGTGAAAGCTTCAGGATTAAATACCCAAGCTCAAACATCGCAGCAGGGTGGTCAAGGAGCAACAGGCGGAACCACAGAAAAGGCGAAGTTTGACCCGGCGGCTCAATTCGCCCAATCCTGCGCCAGTTGCCACGGAGCCGATCTTGCAGGGAATCCCTCCATCGGTGCGCCGAAGTTGACGGGGCTTACCTTAACCCCTGAGGAGATTGCGAACATCGCGGCGAACGGAAAGGGCAATATGCCTCCCGGGATGTTTACAGGCCCCGAAGAAGATCGTTTGGCTTTGGCGAAATGGATTTTGGAACATAAGTGA
- a CDS encoding DUF2487 family protein — protein MRWASKDLARYEEIKEYLDTAILGVFRIRFDENRIGEVEEFEKMNGWLSEAEQQLKGRLFLFPPYPLYGAGIHLSDFSSLRTNFSTVILLPFQEDLETPLQEMAAGINEVVVLKKPNSFQELYEQIMAKWHE, from the coding sequence ATGCGGTGGGCATCAAAGGATCTCGCCCGATATGAGGAGATAAAGGAGTACCTGGATACGGCGATTCTTGGCGTTTTTCGCATTCGTTTCGATGAAAATCGGATTGGGGAGGTGGAGGAATTTGAAAAGATGAATGGTTGGCTTTCCGAGGCAGAACAGCAGCTAAAAGGGCGTCTATTTCTCTTTCCTCCCTACCCGTTATACGGCGCAGGAATTCATCTGAGCGACTTTTCTTCGCTCAGGACAAATTTTTCTACCGTGATCCTCCTTCCGTTTCAGGAGGATTTAGAAACGCCTTTGCAGGAGATGGCTGCCGGGATAAACGAAGTTGTGGTTTTGAAGAAACCAAATTCCTTTCAAGAACTTTATGAGCAAATCATGGCGAAATGGCATGAATAA